A region of the Litchfieldia alkalitelluris genome:
AGCCAGAGACTAGATCATCCTGATTTTTATCAAACCCACAGCCCTCATCTGAAATAACCATTTTGACGAAATCCTTAACCGTAAAAATAATCTTTACATCATCGCTCATTGAGTGTTTTTTCACATTGTTAAGAGCTTCCTGCCCCACTCTCCAAAGACACTCTTCAATGGGATTAGAAAGGTTAAGAATACCATGTAATTCAATATCAACACTTAACTTAATAAGCTCACCATACCGTTTTAATGCAGTAAGTAACCCTTGTTCTAACCCTTCAGGCCGGAGTTGCCAAATTAACTTTCGCATTTCCAATAAGGCTTCAGAAGATAAGGCTTGAATCTCGACAAGCGGGTTTATTATTTCCTCTTTATCCGCTCTCGCCTGAAGTCCTTTTGAAATAAGTGTAATGGAAAATAACAACTGATTAACTGAGTCATGTAAATCTCGTGCTAGTCGGTTTCTTTCCTCCATTAATGCAAGTTCCGTCCGGTGTTGTTCAATTCTATTTTTTTCAGCGATAAGGGCAAAATGATAGCTAATTTGCTTTGATATCATTTCATCAAGTTCTTCAAGTGTTTCGCCGTATACAATCAACTCTACTCGACTCTCACCAACTACTTCTTTTAGAGAGATGGAAGAATCTTGGCTATCTCCTTCTTTTTCACATTGATGATCTAATGTAATGGCAACCCCTGTCCATGGGAATAAACGAGCTAAACACTGCACTCCATGCTTAAGAAGGGATTTGTTATCATTTAACTCATTCATATTAGCCATCCACTGACTAAATGCATGAAGATACTTTGCTTTTTTCTGCTCATATTCATATAACTTCATTCGGTAACATGTTGCACCAACCTGTAGTGCAATCGTTTCTAAAATTTCAAGCTCCTCAGTTGTAAAATGAGTTTTGTATGGTGAAGAAACATTAATTAAACCATACGTTTCATTTCCCGCTTTAATCGGAATTGTCGCATGATGAGTAATTCCCTCAGTACTTCCCCAATTTTCCTCCATCGCTCGTTCTAACCTTTGGCACTCGATCATATTAACCGCATTCCTTAGCTTTCCGTTCCTACATTTTTCAAGGCACCAACAATCCTCTTTACACATAGGAAGGAAATCATTAAAGCTCAGTCCATCGGGTAGGTTATAATAAGCGACTAATTGATGTCTTAAATCATTGACTAAGAATACCCAACCCGTCTGAAATCCTGTAACCTTTAAGAGCTTTTCCAATACGATTTGTAACATTGAATTCAAATCTTGACCTTCATGAAGGATCGTCGAAATCTCTCTTAAAATATTTCGATCATTCATATTTATCTCCCCTAAGTTCATACTCCCTTTATTTTACTATGCCTTGAAATTCTTTTGTTGCTTTCTTATGAATGATTTCTTCTACAACTTTTGGATGAAACCCTTTGTTTTATGAGTAAAAGTACACAACATCTACATAATAAGTTGTATATCAAAAGAAAAGCGGAAGGCGCCCTCTATCGGCGACGGAGCTAGGCACCATAACTAGGTTCAGATTATTTATATGTATCTTTTAAAAAGGCTCTTTTCTGAAAGATTGTTGCTAAATGACCTGTTTTTCGGTAGGTTACATTATTTCACTAGATGTTATGGTTAAAATTCAGGAAAAAAAGCTACCACTGTACTTAGTTCATAGTGAGTTTAAAAGACCTTTAAAAGCAACAAAGTATACGAAAACAACCTTAAAAAAAGTAGGGATTAAAAAATGTGGAATGCGTTCTTATGGGGCAGCGTGGCCGGTTCTGCCTTATTTGCAGGAGCGTTAATAGGACTTTTTTTTAACATTAAAAAGCGATGGATCGCAGCAATAATGGCATTCGGTACAGGGGTATTAATCGGGGCTGCATCTTTTGAGTTACTCGAGGATGCAATACAAGAAGGAGGAATCCTTCCCACCTCGTTCGGTTTCTTACTTGGTGCTCTATTATTCACAGTTGTTGATCTTCTCATTTCCAACAAAGGGGGAAAAGAACGAAAGCGATCTGGTGAAAATCCAAGGGGACATTCCGGGTTAGCTATTTTCATTGGTACTCTTTTCGATGCGATTCCGGAATCGATCATTATCGGATTAAGCATACTCGAAAACCATACGGTCAGTCTTCTATTAGTGATCGCCATCTTTATTAGTAATTTCCCTGAAGGTTTATCAAGCAGTGTTGGGTTAAAAAAAGACGGTTACTCTAAAAAGAAAATTCTCTTTCTTTGGCTGTTTGCTTTAGTCCTATCTGGAATGAGCTCCTTAGCTGGATACACCTTATTTAAAGATGGCTCATCTATAATTATAGCCGGAATCGGTTCATTTGCTGCCGGTGGAGTAATCGCCATGGTATCATCCACCATGTTACCTGAAGCATTTGAAGAGGGCGGACCTGTTGTTGGATTTATAACTGCCTTAGGTTTATTATTTTCGCTGATTCTAAGCTCACTATAAAATTGAAAACAAGCATGCCCATTAAAAAGGAAGTTATTGGCATGCTTAATTTAGATCCAGCAGTTCTTCCTCCTGAGCTTTTAAGATTGCTTGAATTCGATCAGGAACCTCCATTTTGGAATAGATGGAAGAGATATAATTTTTCACTGTTCCTTCTGTTAAATATAATCCTCCGGCTATTTGACGATTATCCTTACCCTCTACAAGTAGTCGCAAGACATCTAGTTCTCTGTCCGTTAAACCATAGCCTACTTTCTTCAATT
Encoded here:
- a CDS encoding GAF domain-containing sensor histidine kinase; the protein is MNDRNILREISTILHEGQDLNSMLQIVLEKLLKVTGFQTGWVFLVNDLRHQLVAYYNLPDGLSFNDFLPMCKEDCWCLEKCRNGKLRNAVNMIECQRLERAMEENWGSTEGITHHATIPIKAGNETYGLINVSSPYKTHFTTEELEILETIALQVGATCYRMKLYEYEQKKAKYLHAFSQWMANMNELNDNKSLLKHGVQCLARLFPWTGVAITLDHQCEKEGDSQDSSISLKEVVGESRVELIVYGETLEELDEMISKQISYHFALIAEKNRIEQHRTELALMEERNRLARDLHDSVNQLLFSITLISKGLQARADKEEIINPLVEIQALSSEALLEMRKLIWQLRPEGLEQGLLTALKRYGELIKLSVDIELHGILNLSNPIEECLWRVGQEALNNVKKHSMSDDVKIIFTVKDFVKMVISDEGCGFDKNQDDLVSGYGLKTMQERVGKLGGSISINSKKNIGTEITVFLGL
- a CDS encoding helix-turn-helix domain-containing protein — its product is MKKVGYGLTDRELDVLRLLVEGKDNRQIAGGLYLTEGTVKNYISSIYSKMEVPDRIQAILKAQEEELLDLN
- a CDS encoding ZIP family metal transporter gives rise to the protein MWNAFLWGSVAGSALFAGALIGLFFNIKKRWIAAIMAFGTGVLIGAASFELLEDAIQEGGILPTSFGFLLGALLFTVVDLLISNKGGKERKRSGENPRGHSGLAIFIGTLFDAIPESIIIGLSILENHTVSLLLVIAIFISNFPEGLSSSVGLKKDGYSKKKILFLWLFALVLSGMSSLAGYTLFKDGSSIIIAGIGSFAAGGVIAMVSSTMLPEAFEEGGPVVGFITALGLLFSLILSSL